The genomic window TCCTTGATAAAGCTTCAATTAATCATGGAGACACAGGAACGTGGTCCTGCACTGTAACACAAGTAGAGGAGACGAAAATTGTACTTCAAATGCTTCCTGTCTTAATCAGCTCTGTGCTTGGTTACATATCTTCTCCTCTTCTCGTGACATTCACTGTCCAGCAAGGCAGCACTATGAACACAAAACTTGGGAAGATCCACATCTCCCCTGCAACTCTCTTTGTTATTCCATTGATCTTTCAGATGGTGATCTTGGTAATCTATGATCAATTCATTGTGCCCTTCGCACGAAGGATCACAGGCTATGTAGGCGGTGTTACTATCTTGCAACGCGTGGGCGTTGGTTTCGCTGCTTCAGCATTAGCAACATGCGTGGCAGCATTggtggaaaggaaaagaaaaaacttgGTAGAAGAGCATGGGCTAGAGGACTTTGAAACTGGTGTCCCCATGTCTGTATTTTGGCTAGGAGTGCAGTTCTTTCTTACGGGCATTGTTGATGTAACTTCATTTGTTGGATTACTGGAATTCTTTAATGGCGAAGCTTCAAGAGGGATGAAATCGATAGGAACAGCCATATTCTGGTGTGTGGTTGGGTTAGCATCCTTGTTGGGAACTTTGCTGGTTGACATGGTGAACAAAGCTACTAGAGATGGTGATGGTGGAAGGGGGTGGTTAGAGGGTACCAACTTGAACAAAAGTCACCTTGATCGGTTTTACTGGTTACTGACAGTCCTCGAACTGGCAGCTCTCTTGAATTATTTGTACTGGGCAAGAAGATACGTATATAGGCATGATCCTCGTGTTCCACAAGAGCTGACTGAAATAGATGATAAGGTTTCCTCACAAACAGGAGAGGTGGTTGCAGTCTAATCGCAGCTCTACACATTGTCAGTGCACGTGAAAGTTTTTATCTTCCAAAGTAATTGGAGACTTATGACATTAGTGTACCAATATTACTGAAGGCACAAACAATATCAGTAAGAAAACTGTTTGTTGAATAAAGGATTGAGTGCTAACTGAATTAGTGGTGAATATGAACCCGACAATATCCATCCAaatctatttttgtatatgaatcTATCCGGACATAGATATAATTTAAGCATCCAACTGACATAGATATCCGTATCTATATCCGCCAAAGGAAAATAGACATGGATGTGCTTAAATaactatccgatccatatccgaatatccgattttatttataattttatttaattttatataatattcattaattttttaaaaaaatatatgatcatATTAACATACCATTAGCTTCATTTATCATCAATTACTCATTTTGTTAACTAAACCTTTGCTTGCTTGCTTAAGTCTCCTAAAATTGTAAATAATCAACAATGTGGAGCTCATGACTATGATTTTTCTTGACTTTCTCTAACTCACATAAATGAATTTTACTCAAGAACTATGGTGCTGGTTACCGAAAGAAGATGGAGAACCAATGACCACTTTTCATTCGAGGGAGACCAGAATCAACCAAAGCATTCATCCACATTGAAGAGGGCCATATTAAGACATGCAAGTTCATCCCACTAGAAATGACATCCCTCCTCCAAATGCAGCTCTGGTGAAGGGGCTCTATCCTTCTTCTTTcctcattatgaatggtatcccATAAAACTCAGCCTCAATATGTTCTTCGTGATGATCGTCTTGGAGTCCCCAACGTGCTAGGCTCTGCCCATCCAATTTTGATTGGTAGCATGAGCATGGTGATCCTCTCactttttgttgcccagctatgcaacccaagagggggggtgaattgggtttctaaaaattttaggcttaactaatgacttatgaaaaatgcttgtcaatagctaaatgaaagtGGAgtgtaaacttaattcaagactaactgccaaaagcaagaatgcaaggaaataatgaagagttaaagagaagcaattatgcacaccacaaacaaaaggatttatagtggttcggtgccaaccttgcacctacatccactccccaagctcctacttgggaatttcaatccactaatcttgtattcaacccgaatacaaatgtcggaaactccgacactagctatcccaagctagtccacttgtttttcgggtacaagccaatccaatacactccgattctaggttcagatcaaccttcccttgttttggaacccctctaaaataaaaacaatcactcaaactgagcaaaataatttatagcacaaataagtacaaagaaagctcctttaatgagcgaatataactttaaatacactttactcagaagaagaagaccctttttggattttctcaaagtggttggagacttgaatatgcacttgaggagttggtgagcttggtttaaaggcttcttcaaagctttgaatgaactcttgataagggctgaaaagttggcttgaaaaaccctttttcaaattctctcttttgaatgctcttgaatgctctcttgaatgctcttcaaaatctctttcttgtttctcaccttttgaatccttttatagctctaagaaatagaggaaaacattctagactgaaaaagagccgttagaccacattaaatgagcattaaaagcacttaaaacgggttaaaaactagccgttgcggagaaatcccgtcacaggggtcgactcatgagtcgactcatgcctcaggggtcgactcatgagtcgacctctgttgaagaataCCAGAAAACAGGATTCTGTAATTTTtgacctaaaactgcaggggtcgactcatgggtcgactcatgccttgagggtcgactcatgggtcgactcacaggttgtgccaagccaaaaattctgcgtgccaaacagctcattgtgccatgagctgactcatgggtcgactcatgaatttcaaacatgcataactttcaaaatacaagtccaaaaataataaaattttcgtcaatagatcacaaatattttgttctaccatttgatactatcaaatcagggttttggtaaaattatgattttgcccctgaagagcaaaaagactttttcaaatgaaaattattggtaccccttcaactgctttgtaatcatcaaaatcaatctagggagtaacaatctccccctttttgatgatgacaaaactctTGAAtaaaagcatctatgtgaatcatgaatttcaaaaggatgcattataagtgcatttgcttgaaaagaagattga from Elaeis guineensis isolate ETL-2024a chromosome 9, EG11, whole genome shotgun sequence includes these protein-coding regions:
- the LOC105051436 gene encoding protein NRT1/ PTR FAMILY 4.6 isoform X2; the encoded protein is MAIQGFVDWRGNPVNKKRHGGVRTSYFIYFMVVMGNIAHMANVLNLVKYLHGTMHMGISSSSTTVTNFIGAACGFSLLGAFVSDSFITRFKTILIFGPVAFLGYALLALQAHLPSLHPSDCEINGQQKNCEQVHGFNSALLCIALYTIALGEGCVRAALPSLGGDQFDDKDPAESQLKVSFFNWFTFGISLGGFIGLTLVVWIENNKGWDIGFGVSSLTILLGLVAVASGASFYRIQITKGSPLTRILQVFVAAFKNRKLVLPENLDQLQHNSEDMDGIEGLPHTKGFKFLDKASINHGDTGTWSCTVTQVEETKIVLQMLPVLISSVLGYISSPLLVTFTVQQGSTMNTKLGKIHISPATLFVIPLIFQMVILVIYDQFIVPFARRITGYVGGVTILQRVGVGFAASALATCVAALVERKRKNLVEEHGLEDFETGVPMSVFWLGVQFFLTGIVDVTSFVGLLEFFNGEASRGMKSIGTAIFWCVVGLASLLGTLLVDMVNKATRDGDGGRGWLEGTNLNKSHLDRFYWLLTVLELAALLNYLYWARRYVYRHDPRVPQELTEIDDKVSSQTGEVVAV